From Halanaeroarchaeum sulfurireducens, a single genomic window includes:
- a CDS encoding CopG family ribbon-helix-helix protein — protein MPKISVEVPAELLGDLDDHVGEEGKFVNRSEAIRASIRKTLDLLDDIDDRQGRLEEGE, from the coding sequence ATGCCCAAGATAAGCGTCGAGGTTCCCGCGGAGCTGCTGGGGGATCTCGACGATCACGTCGGCGAAGAGGGCAAGTTCGTCAACCGTAGCGAGGCGATCCGGGCCTCCATTCGGAAGACCCTCGACCTGCTCGACGACATCGACGACCGACAGGGACGTTTGGAGGAGGGAGAATGA
- a CDS encoding queuosine precursor transporter has protein sequence MTERLSTVQVALVGLFVTALVTAQLTAAKVLAVDSPLTLPLAGDTLFLPGAALAYALTFFASDAYAELYGRRAAQVLVNVAFFLNFVMLALVWSTIAAPVAPNSPVGAEAFAGVLGPSTSIVVGSLAAYLVSQNWDVVVFHALRDVTDGAHLWLRNLVSTGTSQLIDTVIFVTVAFFAVPAALGTGDPLPTSALAALIVGQYVLKLLIALVDTPFVYAIVGFARRSKRSEPTVTTTE, from the coding sequence ATGACCGAGCGGCTTTCGACGGTTCAAGTCGCCCTCGTCGGCCTGTTCGTCACGGCGCTCGTCACCGCCCAGCTGACCGCGGCGAAAGTGCTGGCGGTGGACTCCCCCCTCACGCTCCCGCTCGCGGGTGACACGCTCTTCCTCCCTGGGGCTGCACTCGCGTACGCGCTCACGTTCTTCGCATCGGACGCCTACGCCGAACTGTACGGTCGACGGGCCGCCCAGGTGCTGGTCAACGTGGCCTTCTTCCTCAACTTCGTCATGCTGGCGCTCGTCTGGAGCACCATCGCCGCACCCGTCGCTCCGAACTCCCCCGTGGGCGCGGAGGCCTTCGCCGGCGTCCTCGGCCCGAGTACGAGCATCGTCGTGGGAAGCCTGGCCGCCTATCTGGTCAGCCAGAACTGGGACGTCGTCGTCTTCCACGCGCTCCGGGACGTGACCGACGGTGCGCACCTCTGGCTGCGCAACCTCGTCTCGACGGGCACGAGCCAGCTCATCGACACGGTCATCTTCGTCACGGTGGCCTTCTTCGCCGTTCCAGCGGCCCTGGGGACCGGCGACCCGCTCCCGACGTCAGCACTGGCGGCGCTAATCGTGGGGCAGTACGTCCTCAAACTCCTCATCGCGCTGGTCGATACGCCGTTCGTCTACGCGATCGTCGGCTTCGCCCGGCGCTCCAAGCGGTCCGAGCCGACCGTGACGACCACGGAGTAA
- a CDS encoding ATP-binding protein, whose protein sequence is MNENSIDEGQLLDRIFETSPTAIVVLTPDGRITRCNQRAEQLLKLDESTIEGKTYGEPEWTFTDSDGEPLSESEHPFVEVQETRAPIFNREYRMERPHASTIDVSISGAPLMDADGVVKRLIFSFEDVTNRREREREITQKNEQLEVLNRVVRHDIRNDMSVIMGWLETVEDEIESQEGREAFERVMTASQHVIELTKTTRDLVEVVTGDGTLTPEPIPLAPSLRNAIGVARESYPEAEIRVEGTIPDVDVMGTDLLGSVFQNLLNNGVQHNDAEEPTVTVSATTRDGRVRIAFADNGPGVPADMRESIFGKGEKGPASKGSGIGLYLVATIVDQIGGSVDITDNEPRGAVFAVELETA, encoded by the coding sequence ATGAACGAGAATTCGATCGACGAAGGGCAACTACTCGATCGGATTTTCGAGACGAGCCCGACTGCCATCGTCGTCCTCACCCCCGACGGGCGTATTACGCGCTGCAATCAGCGGGCGGAACAGCTTCTGAAGCTGGACGAGTCGACGATCGAAGGGAAAACCTACGGCGAGCCGGAGTGGACCTTCACCGACTCAGACGGAGAGCCCCTGTCCGAATCCGAGCATCCATTCGTCGAGGTGCAGGAGACGCGAGCGCCGATCTTCAACCGAGAGTACCGAATGGAGCGGCCTCACGCTTCGACGATCGACGTCTCGATCTCCGGTGCTCCCCTCATGGATGCGGACGGGGTGGTCAAACGACTCATCTTCTCGTTCGAGGACGTGACGAATCGCCGCGAACGGGAACGTGAGATCACTCAGAAGAACGAGCAACTCGAAGTGCTCAACCGCGTCGTCCGTCACGACATACGAAACGACATGTCGGTCATCATGGGCTGGCTCGAGACCGTCGAGGACGAGATCGAGAGCCAGGAGGGACGGGAAGCCTTCGAACGGGTTATGACGGCGAGCCAGCACGTCATCGAACTTACCAAAACGACCCGCGATCTGGTCGAGGTCGTCACCGGGGACGGCACGCTCACGCCGGAACCCATTCCGCTCGCCCCGTCGCTGCGGAACGCGATCGGGGTCGCTCGTGAATCGTATCCCGAGGCCGAGATCCGCGTGGAGGGAACGATCCCCGACGTCGACGTGATGGGGACCGACCTGCTCGGTTCGGTGTTCCAGAACCTCCTGAACAACGGCGTCCAGCACAATGACGCCGAGGAGCCAACGGTCACGGTCTCGGCCACGACACGGGACGGTCGGGTCCGAATTGCCTTCGCGGACAACGGTCCCGGCGTCCCGGCGGACATGCGCGAGTCGATTTTCGGGAAAGGCGAGAAAGGGCCTGCGAGCAAGGGATCGGGGATCGGTCTGTATCTGGTCGCGACCATCGTCGATCAGATCGGCGGATCGGTGGATATCACGGACAACGAACCGCGAGGTGCGGTCTTTGCCGTCGAACTCGAGACCGCGTGA
- a CDS encoding RlmE family RNA methyltransferase, translating into MTGRDHYYNKSKQEGYRSRSAYKLKQLDREVGLLPDGGTVVDLGAAPGGWLQVAAEAVGPSGRVIGVDRQRISDLDDHEVETIRGDMTEDDTKERVREVAGGTVDTVVSDLAPNMTGEYSVDHARSVHLARQALETALDLLGAGGDFAVKVFDGQDFDAFREDVAASFEYVRVLRPDASRDSSSEVYVVGKGRLTTELREGDELDVEITDIGDEGDGIASVDGYTLFVPGTDPGEELTVRVTDVKPRFGFAEPLDG; encoded by the coding sequence ATGACCGGAAGAGATCACTACTACAACAAATCGAAACAGGAAGGCTACCGCTCGCGGTCGGCCTACAAGCTCAAGCAACTCGACCGCGAGGTCGGCCTCTTGCCGGACGGTGGGACGGTCGTCGACCTCGGTGCGGCCCCGGGTGGGTGGCTCCAGGTGGCTGCGGAGGCGGTGGGCCCGTCGGGGCGCGTCATCGGCGTGGACCGACAGCGCATCTCCGACCTCGACGACCACGAGGTGGAAACGATCCGCGGCGACATGACCGAGGACGACACGAAAGAGCGCGTCCGGGAGGTCGCGGGCGGGACCGTCGACACCGTCGTCTCAGACCTGGCCCCCAACATGACAGGTGAGTACAGCGTGGACCACGCGCGCTCCGTGCACCTCGCCCGCCAGGCGCTCGAAACGGCTCTCGACCTGCTCGGGGCCGGCGGCGACTTCGCGGTGAAAGTCTTCGACGGCCAGGACTTCGACGCGTTTCGCGAGGACGTCGCTGCGTCGTTCGAGTACGTCAGGGTCCTCCGCCCCGACGCCTCCAGGGACAGCTCCTCTGAGGTCTACGTCGTGGGGAAGGGACGGCTGACGACCGAACTCCGAGAGGGCGACGAACTCGACGTCGAAATCACCGATATCGGCGACGAAGGCGACGGTATCGCCTCCGTCGACGGGTACACGCTCTTCGTGCCGGGGACCGACCCCGGCGAGGAGCTGACCGTCCGGGTCACCGACGTCAAACCCCGGTTTGGCTTCGCCGAGCCCCTGGACGGATAG
- a CDS encoding TetR/AcrR family transcriptional regulator, giving the protein MKGFSDAERERIRADLIEAGRRLFTDLGLERTRISDLTDAVGIGTSTFYQFFDSKGALYLAVLHHESERIVEDYERKLADAPTLEAEVRLGLASLFEELENNQLFYRSIVENERQVLLRRLPAERQQERYRETNETLVALAERWTGRPRFRADDPETVVGLIRMLTQVVRLREEFKTLDTETEYGQARDLLIDVLVAGLVKADEASST; this is encoded by the coding sequence ATGAAGGGCTTCTCGGACGCCGAACGCGAGCGGATCCGGGCGGACCTCATCGAGGCGGGGCGAAGACTGTTCACCGACCTGGGCCTCGAACGGACGCGAATAAGCGATCTCACGGACGCGGTCGGCATCGGGACGAGCACGTTCTATCAGTTCTTCGATTCGAAGGGGGCGCTGTATCTCGCCGTCCTCCATCACGAATCCGAGCGCATCGTCGAGGACTACGAGCGGAAGCTGGCCGACGCGCCGACCCTCGAGGCGGAGGTGCGTCTCGGCCTGGCGTCGCTCTTCGAGGAACTCGAGAACAACCAGCTGTTCTATCGCTCCATCGTCGAGAACGAGCGTCAGGTCCTGTTGCGCCGTCTCCCGGCCGAGCGACAGCAAGAGCGCTATCGGGAGACGAACGAGACCCTCGTTGCGCTCGCCGAGCGATGGACGGGACGGCCCCGGTTCCGGGCCGACGATCCGGAGACGGTCGTCGGACTCATCCGAATGTTGACCCAGGTCGTCCGACTGCGCGAGGAGTTCAAGACCCTCGACACCGAGACGGAGTACGGACAAGCACGGGATCTCCTGATCGACGTCCTGGTCGCCGGCCTCGTGAAAGCCGACGAAGCCTCCTCCACGTAG
- a CDS encoding COG1361 S-layer family protein, protein MARVHRSLAVVVAVAVVLSGTVGVAGVAFGQSVQGDPELDVYLPQETVLPGEKTELELRVANEGDMTFGTPDSRPAATTAHNVLVEAEAEEPLAVETGETPIGAVTEDKPGSAPIVLTIPEGTEPGTYEIDVDLEYTYANVYDLGSNAVDDKTRSVTRTVEITVDDAPRFAVENVTPDVHIGERGSMAVTLANTGSQPASDVRMTLESSSGKFLFGESKAGTTRVGSIAPGENATLTYDVAVQSSASVRDFDLSGTVLYTDPDGIMGKHDGLSAGVTPLSEQTFTIDTRESTLRVGEEGELHGTVTNTGPVAANDVVVQFAEEAQTIVPVVRSVSVGTLEPGASADFTLPIEVTTEGKAVPNTFDMLVTYRNVDNEKRAYEDVSTSAEIEPRRDQFSIEVAEPTITAGETRTLQVTMQNELDETVSDVELKMFVDDPLDSSEDEAFVSSLKPGESATATVTLSAGGDAVAKSYPASFDVRYDDADGTSQLSETMRVPISVTESESSGLPITPIGIAIALLILLAGGYWYWRD, encoded by the coding sequence ATGGCGCGCGTGCACAGGAGTCTCGCGGTGGTCGTCGCAGTAGCGGTCGTCCTCTCCGGCACCGTGGGCGTCGCGGGCGTGGCGTTCGGCCAGAGCGTCCAGGGCGATCCGGAGCTGGACGTCTACCTCCCACAGGAAACGGTGTTGCCCGGGGAGAAGACGGAGCTCGAACTGCGTGTCGCAAACGAGGGGGACATGACCTTCGGGACCCCCGATTCCCGTCCTGCCGCCACGACCGCCCACAACGTCCTCGTCGAGGCCGAGGCCGAGGAACCGTTGGCGGTGGAAACGGGGGAGACACCCATCGGGGCCGTCACCGAGGATAAACCGGGGAGTGCGCCGATCGTGCTCACGATTCCCGAGGGAACGGAGCCGGGAACCTACGAGATCGACGTCGACCTCGAGTACACGTACGCGAACGTCTACGACCTCGGCAGCAACGCGGTCGACGACAAGACCCGGAGCGTGACCCGAACCGTCGAGATCACCGTCGACGACGCGCCACGATTCGCGGTCGAGAACGTCACCCCCGACGTCCACATCGGAGAAAGGGGGTCGATGGCGGTCACCCTCGCGAACACCGGTTCGCAGCCGGCCAGCGACGTCCGAATGACCCTCGAGTCCTCGAGCGGGAAGTTCCTGTTCGGCGAGAGCAAGGCCGGAACCACACGGGTTGGGTCGATCGCACCGGGGGAGAATGCCACGCTCACGTACGACGTTGCGGTCCAGTCGTCGGCCAGCGTCCGCGATTTCGACCTCTCTGGGACGGTCCTGTACACCGATCCCGATGGGATCATGGGCAAGCACGACGGGCTTTCAGCGGGCGTAACGCCGCTCTCCGAGCAAACCTTCACGATCGATACCCGGGAGTCAACGCTGCGCGTCGGCGAGGAGGGGGAACTACACGGGACCGTGACCAACACCGGCCCGGTCGCGGCCAATGACGTGGTCGTCCAATTCGCCGAGGAGGCTCAGACGATCGTCCCCGTCGTGCGTAGCGTGTCGGTCGGCACGCTCGAACCGGGGGCGAGTGCCGACTTCACACTCCCGATCGAGGTCACGACCGAGGGGAAGGCCGTCCCCAACACGTTCGACATGCTGGTCACCTATCGGAACGTGGACAACGAGAAACGGGCGTACGAGGACGTGTCCACCAGCGCCGAGATCGAGCCGCGACGCGATCAGTTCTCCATCGAGGTCGCCGAGCCGACGATCACTGCCGGCGAAACGCGAACCCTCCAGGTCACCATGCAAAACGAACTCGATGAGACCGTCTCGGATGTCGAACTCAAGATGTTCGTCGACGATCCGCTGGACAGCAGCGAGGATGAAGCCTTCGTCAGCTCGCTGAAGCCGGGGGAATCCGCGACAGCCACCGTCACGCTGAGCGCCGGCGGCGACGCCGTCGCGAAGTCGTATCCCGCGTCCTTCGACGTGCGATACGACGATGCCGACGGAACCTCGCAGCTCTCGGAGACGATGCGGGTTCCGATATCGGTCACCGAGTCGGAGAGTTCGGGCCTCCCGATCACCCCGATCGGGATCGCTATCGCCCTCCTGATCCTCCTAGCGGGCGGCTACTGGTACTGGAGGGATTAA
- a CDS encoding efflux RND transporter permease subunit — MSPGGRVEAATERVGEIITDRPRTVIIAFLLLTAVFAGGMTQVSTSSGSTDSFTEDLPEQQALDDINEKFQGPFETDSETTQLIHEGDDVLTRQALLEMLSVLERVDQQDDLWMSSANGPAPAIAQAIDPTATTPAEQQRVIRHASDRELRSAIRALSERPSFERTLSDDFNSREAAASASITVITHDPPEGADEMQRVQTTIQSMADDADGSIHTLGSGIIDAEFSNVIGDSMSLVMPVVMVLLLTFLVIAYRDPIDLVLGLIALVMTIIWTFGFLGFAGIPFDQMMISVPVLLLAVGVDFGIHIINRYREETIDGTEPIPSMRLALGQLLVAFVIVTATTVFGFGANVVSDLAPIRRMGMAASVGIVFTFLIFGLFLPPAKIESDRFRERYNVPAFNSTPIASEDSGLGRMLAVPARISDRAPAMIVLAILVLAAVVGGYGAGVDNTFDTDDFLPPEEQPGYVDYLPASMTPADYTVTETVNIIEDRFATAESESVMIYVEGPFERAHALTALTAPNEDPPESFAVGPHGEASARSIVTVIQSYADQNPQFGELVERSDLNGDGIPDQNLERIYDELMASPYADSADDYLTEDRRAAKVSYTVDSEASQDEIATDASRLAEDFRYSATATGETIIFAAVSDLIYESAIQGLVLAIGLSALFLVLTYTILERKPMLGIVNVFPIIVAVIVLLATMRALGMSLNALTATILSISIGVGIAYSVHVTHRYTDEIGGGMESREALLTTLTGTGGALAGSMATTSLGTGALTLAISPILGDFGFLMALSVFYSFVASMTVLPPALQLWARWETIVG; from the coding sequence GTGTCTCCCGGCGGGAGAGTCGAAGCGGCGACAGAGCGCGTCGGAGAGATCATCACCGATCGGCCACGGACGGTCATCATCGCGTTTCTCCTGCTGACGGCGGTCTTTGCAGGCGGCATGACACAGGTGTCGACGAGTTCGGGATCGACGGACTCGTTCACCGAAGATCTCCCGGAACAGCAGGCGTTGGACGACATCAACGAGAAGTTCCAGGGACCCTTCGAGACTGATTCAGAGACGACACAGCTGATCCACGAGGGCGACGATGTCCTCACACGGCAGGCCCTCCTGGAGATGCTTTCGGTCCTCGAACGCGTCGACCAGCAAGATGACCTGTGGATGTCCTCCGCGAACGGGCCGGCCCCGGCGATCGCACAAGCGATCGACCCGACGGCGACCACCCCCGCAGAGCAACAACGGGTGATTCGTCACGCGAGCGATCGCGAACTCCGATCCGCCATTCGCGCCCTCTCCGAGCGGCCCTCCTTCGAACGGACCCTCTCCGACGATTTCAACTCCCGAGAGGCGGCCGCGTCCGCGTCGATCACGGTGATCACCCACGATCCCCCCGAGGGCGCGGACGAAATGCAACGCGTCCAGACGACCATCCAGTCGATGGCCGACGATGCCGATGGGAGCATCCACACACTGGGATCGGGGATTATCGACGCTGAGTTTTCGAACGTCATCGGGGACTCCATGAGCCTGGTGATGCCGGTCGTGATGGTGCTCCTGCTGACGTTCCTCGTCATCGCCTATCGTGACCCGATCGACCTTGTGCTCGGGCTGATCGCCCTCGTCATGACCATCATCTGGACGTTCGGTTTCCTGGGGTTCGCCGGGATACCGTTCGACCAGATGATGATCTCCGTCCCGGTGTTGTTGCTGGCCGTGGGGGTCGACTTCGGGATCCACATCATCAATCGCTACCGCGAGGAGACCATCGATGGCACCGAACCGATCCCATCGATGCGACTCGCTCTGGGACAGCTACTGGTGGCGTTCGTCATCGTCACGGCGACGACGGTCTTTGGGTTCGGCGCCAACGTCGTCTCGGACCTGGCACCGATCCGGCGGATGGGCATGGCGGCGAGCGTGGGTATCGTCTTTACCTTCCTCATCTTCGGACTGTTCTTGCCGCCGGCGAAAATCGAAAGCGACCGGTTCCGCGAGCGGTATAACGTCCCGGCGTTCAATTCGACGCCGATCGCGAGCGAGGATTCGGGGCTGGGCCGAATGCTCGCGGTTCCGGCTCGGATCAGTGATCGTGCCCCCGCAATGATCGTGCTGGCGATCCTCGTCCTCGCTGCCGTAGTCGGCGGGTACGGCGCCGGAGTCGACAACACGTTCGACACCGACGACTTCCTGCCGCCGGAGGAGCAGCCGGGGTACGTCGACTATCTCCCCGCCAGCATGACCCCGGCCGACTACACGGTGACGGAGACGGTCAACATCATCGAGGATCGGTTCGCGACGGCAGAAAGCGAATCTGTGATGATATACGTGGAGGGACCCTTCGAACGGGCGCACGCCCTGACTGCGCTGACGGCGCCGAACGAAGACCCGCCGGAGAGTTTCGCCGTAGGCCCGCACGGCGAAGCCAGTGCGCGGAGCATCGTCACGGTGATTCAGTCGTACGCCGATCAGAACCCACAGTTTGGGGAACTCGTCGAACGGAGCGATCTGAACGGCGACGGGATACCGGACCAAAATCTCGAACGGATCTACGACGAACTGATGGCCTCACCGTACGCCGATAGCGCGGACGACTACCTCACCGAGGATCGACGTGCCGCGAAGGTTTCCTACACCGTCGACAGCGAGGCGAGCCAGGACGAGATCGCGACCGACGCCTCCCGCCTCGCCGAGGATTTCCGCTACTCGGCGACCGCGACCGGTGAGACCATCATCTTCGCGGCGGTAAGCGACCTGATCTACGAGTCCGCGATCCAGGGGCTCGTGCTGGCGATCGGGCTGTCCGCGCTGTTCCTCGTCCTCACGTACACGATCCTCGAACGAAAGCCGATGCTGGGGATCGTGAACGTCTTCCCGATCATCGTCGCCGTCATCGTGCTTCTCGCGACGATGCGTGCGCTGGGAATGTCTCTGAACGCCCTGACGGCGACCATCCTCTCGATATCGATCGGGGTGGGCATCGCCTACTCCGTCCACGTTACCCATCGGTACACCGACGAGATCGGGGGCGGGATGGAGTCCAGAGAGGCTCTGTTGACCACACTGACGGGGACCGGCGGCGCCCTCGCGGGGAGCATGGCGACGACCTCGCTGGGAACCGGCGCGCTGACGCTCGCAATATCGCCTATTCTGGGCGATTTCGGCTTTCTCATGGCCCTGAGCGTCTTCTACTCGTTCGTCGCGTCGATGACCGTTCTGCCACCCGCGCTCCAGCTCTGGGCGCGCTGGGAGACCATCGTCGGCTGA
- a CDS encoding DNA polymerase sliding clamp, translating to MFKAIVSADTLRTTLDSVSVLVDECKIHLNEEGLAIRAVDPANVGMVDLELDAAAFESYEADGGLIGVSLARLEDIAGMADAGQLVQLELDEETRKLHIQIDGLEYTLALIDPDSIRQEPDLPDLDLPARIVIEGADIDRAVRAADMVSDHIALGVDEGDEQFYVDAEGDTDDVHLELGRADLIDLEAGDAHSLFSLDYLKDMNKAIPKDGEVAVDLGEEFPVKMHFEIAEGLGQVTFMLAPRIQSE from the coding sequence ATGTTTAAGGCCATCGTGAGTGCCGATACGCTCCGGACCACCCTGGACTCCGTGAGCGTGCTGGTGGACGAATGCAAGATCCACCTCAACGAAGAGGGCCTCGCCATCCGGGCCGTGGACCCGGCGAACGTGGGCATGGTTGACCTGGAACTCGACGCCGCGGCGTTCGAGTCCTACGAGGCCGACGGGGGGCTCATCGGTGTCAGCCTCGCGCGCCTCGAGGATATCGCCGGCATGGCCGACGCGGGCCAGCTCGTCCAGCTCGAACTCGACGAGGAGACACGGAAACTTCACATCCAGATCGATGGGCTCGAGTACACGCTCGCACTCATCGATCCGGACTCCATCAGACAGGAACCGGACCTCCCCGACCTCGATCTGCCAGCCCGCATCGTCATCGAAGGCGCTGACATCGACCGTGCGGTCAGGGCGGCCGACATGGTCTCCGATCACATCGCCCTGGGCGTCGACGAGGGCGACGAGCAGTTCTACGTCGACGCGGAGGGCGACACCGACGACGTCCACCTCGAACTCGGCCGGGCGGACCTCATCGACCTCGAGGCGGGCGACGCACACTCGCTTTTCTCCCTCGATTATCTGAAGGACATGAACAAGGCCATTCCGAAGGACGGGGAGGTAGCCGTGGACCTGGGCGAGGAGTTCCCGGTGAAGATGCACTTCGAGATCGCCGAGGGGCTGGGCCAGGTCACGTTCATGCTGGCCCCACGCATCCAGAGCGAGTGA
- the hjc gene encoding Holliday junction resolvase Hjc → MSSNRKGDRRERELVNELDDHGFAVMRAPASGSATERELPDVLAGNGEEFYAIEAKSSAGDPIYLTGEEVEALVYFARNFGARPRVGVRFDRERWYFFHPGDLHVTDGGNYRVKRETALGEGEDLPSLAGESTQSRLGDR, encoded by the coding sequence ATGAGTTCCAACCGGAAGGGCGACCGACGCGAGCGAGAACTCGTGAACGAACTCGACGACCACGGGTTCGCCGTAATGCGTGCGCCCGCCAGCGGGTCGGCGACCGAGCGGGAACTCCCCGACGTGCTGGCAGGCAACGGCGAGGAGTTCTATGCTATCGAGGCGAAATCGAGCGCCGGCGACCCCATCTACCTCACCGGCGAGGAGGTCGAGGCGCTGGTGTACTTCGCCCGAAACTTCGGCGCGCGGCCCCGCGTGGGCGTCCGATTCGACCGTGAGCGATGGTACTTCTTTCATCCGGGCGACCTCCACGTCACCGATGGGGGTAACTACCGCGTGAAACGCGAAACCGCACTCGGGGAGGGCGAGGACCTCCCCTCGCTGGCCGGCGAATCGACCCAGTCCCGTCTGGGCGACCGGTAG
- a CDS encoding DUF7472 family protein, whose translation MNVGRDTIREALLATVGVVVFLAFLVAATTVSPDGMGPTGGYVAVAGIVAFVLTMAIIGIFFLDKD comes from the coding sequence ATGAACGTCGGACGCGACACGATCCGAGAGGCCCTGCTCGCCACCGTCGGGGTCGTCGTCTTCCTCGCATTTCTCGTCGCCGCGACGACCGTCTCGCCGGATGGAATGGGGCCGACCGGTGGGTACGTCGCCGTTGCCGGAATCGTCGCATTCGTTCTGACGATGGCCATCATCGGCATCTTCTTCCTCGATAAAGACTAG
- the priL gene encoding DNA primase regulatory subunit PriL, whose translation MDARHARYPFLGGAREAVEAAGVDLADVVATDRDVVERAVERVTRALTDREVGPMARSTRVELLSYPVARVLASLVDADVARRRYASAEAATAYERFTTDFDDDAEMRSVGSAGLTRDALLREFGLSVAVRRDGERYRMDVVPYLEYAASLRGEEWRLATRALSDGTVPIGADELDRLLRQAVEERVADGLPLSVPDAISSELSREVATIEETLAELDFTRDIDTVVPELFPPCMQHLLDGIQRGDHLPHHSRFAITSFLANIGLATDEIVDLYAVNPGFGREMTRYQADHIRGDSSPTEYTAPSCATMQAYGDCVNPDDLCDAVSHPLSYYEAKLEDADEDEVTDWRERDSDEDP comes from the coding sequence ATGGACGCTCGTCACGCCCGCTACCCGTTCCTCGGCGGGGCCCGCGAAGCCGTCGAGGCTGCCGGCGTGGATCTCGCCGACGTCGTCGCGACCGACCGGGACGTCGTCGAGCGGGCGGTGGAACGCGTCACCCGGGCGCTCACCGACCGGGAAGTGGGGCCGATGGCCCGTTCGACCCGGGTCGAACTGCTGTCGTACCCGGTGGCGCGAGTCCTGGCTTCGCTCGTGGACGCGGACGTGGCCCGCCGCCGGTACGCCAGCGCCGAGGCCGCAACTGCCTACGAACGCTTCACGACCGACTTCGACGACGACGCGGAGATGCGATCCGTGGGGAGTGCCGGACTCACCCGGGACGCGTTGCTCCGGGAGTTCGGCCTCTCCGTCGCCGTTCGTCGGGACGGCGAGCGATACCGGATGGACGTGGTCCCGTATCTCGAATACGCCGCCTCGCTGCGAGGCGAGGAGTGGCGGCTCGCGACCCGCGCGCTGTCGGACGGAACGGTGCCGATCGGGGCGGACGAACTCGACCGTCTCCTTCGCCAGGCCGTCGAGGAGCGTGTCGCCGACGGCCTCCCGCTCTCGGTTCCCGACGCAATCTCCTCGGAGCTGAGTCGGGAGGTCGCGACCATCGAGGAGACGCTGGCGGAGCTGGATTTCACCCGGGATATCGACACCGTCGTCCCGGAGCTGTTCCCGCCGTGCATGCAACACCTGCTCGACGGCATCCAGCGTGGCGACCACCTCCCGCATCACTCGCGCTTTGCAATCACGTCGTTTCTGGCCAATATCGGCCTCGCCACCGACGAGATCGTGGACCTCTACGCGGTCAACCCCGGCTTCGGGCGCGAGATGACGCGGTATCAGGCCGACCACATCCGCGGCGATTCGAGCCCGACCGAGTACACCGCCCCCTCCTGTGCCACGATGCAGGCCTATGGCGACTGCGTCAACCCCGACGACCTCTGCGACGCCGTCTCACATCCCCTCTCCTACTACGAGGCCAAACTCGAGGACGCCGACGAGGACGAGGTGACCGACTGGCGGGAGCGCGATTCGGACGAGGACCCCTAG
- a CDS encoding protein sorting system archaetidylserine decarboxylase, protein MHLAPGTWRLAAPLIAASVLGFILSPLWGAAALALAALVLWFHRDPNRNPPDHGIVSPADGRISVLRREGERVRVGVFMNVTDVHVNRTPIPGTVREVDHVPGANRPAFTKGSDRNERLHLHFDELRVTLIAGWFARRIHAHVGPGDRLERGDRIGHISFGSRADVLLPESVSLENVRVEKGDRVRAGETIIATR, encoded by the coding sequence ATGCACCTCGCGCCCGGGACCTGGCGGCTCGCCGCGCCACTCATCGCCGCATCCGTCCTGGGGTTCATCCTCTCCCCGCTCTGGGGTGCAGCGGCGCTCGCGCTCGCCGCCCTGGTCCTCTGGTTCCACCGCGATCCCAACCGAAACCCGCCGGATCACGGGATCGTTTCGCCGGCCGATGGCCGAATCTCGGTCCTCAGACGGGAGGGCGAGCGCGTTCGCGTGGGCGTGTTCATGAACGTCACCGACGTCCACGTGAACCGGACGCCGATTCCCGGCACCGTCCGCGAGGTCGACCACGTCCCGGGCGCCAACCGGCCTGCGTTCACCAAGGGCTCCGACCGAAACGAACGTCTCCACCTCCACTTCGACGAGCTACGAGTGACGCTCATCGCTGGCTGGTTCGCGAGACGCATCCATGCCCACGTCGGCCCGGGTGACCGCCTCGAACGAGGGGATCGGATCGGTCACATCTCCTTCGGTAGTCGGGCCGACGTGTTGCTCCCCGAAAGCGTGTCCCTCGAGAACGTCCGCGTGGAAAAAGGCGATCGCGTCCGGGCAGGCGAGACGATCATCGCGACCCGCTGA